One Erythrobacter sp. SDW2 genomic region harbors:
- a CDS encoding CpaD family pilus assembly protein produces the protein MTNLKRNFAGLLTLSVGLSLAACGGMPQNATLYSTKQPVVERTNYTFDVKTDRGGLSIPEQQRLAGWFAAMDLRYGDRVAIEDPMMSPSTKEAISSLAGRHGVLIAEGAPVTSGYVQPGFARVVLTRSSASVPGCPDWSVQSEMNYTNGTHPGYGCAINSNLAAMVADPEDLVAGDEGSGETFVRRSSKAVEAYRDSASEGAGGKLPGGGVGGGQ, from the coding sequence ATGACCAATCTCAAGCGCAATTTCGCCGGGCTTCTCACCCTGTCGGTCGGCCTGTCACTGGCTGCCTGTGGCGGAATGCCGCAGAACGCGACGCTGTACAGCACCAAGCAGCCGGTGGTCGAACGCACCAACTACACCTTCGACGTAAAGACCGATCGCGGCGGCCTGTCGATCCCCGAGCAGCAGCGCCTCGCTGGCTGGTTCGCGGCGATGGACCTTCGTTACGGCGATCGTGTGGCAATTGAAGATCCGATGATGAGCCCTTCGACCAAGGAAGCGATCAGCTCGCTCGCCGGTCGTCACGGCGTCCTCATCGCCGAAGGTGCGCCGGTAACCAGCGGCTATGTCCAGCCCGGCTTTGCCCGTGTGGTTCTGACTCGCTCAAGTGCGTCGGTTCCCGGCTGCCCGGATTGGTCGGTTCAGTCAGAAATGAACTACACCAACGGAACGCATCCCGGTTACGGTTGCGCGATCAACAGCAACCTCGCCGCCATGGTCGCCGATCCGGAAGACCTCGTCGCCGGGGATGAAGGCTCGGGCGAAACCTTTGTCCGCCGGTCTTCAAAGGCCGTCGAAGCATATCGTGATTCAGCCAGTGAAGGTGCCGGCGGCAAGCTGCCTGGCGGCGGTGTCGGAGGAGGTCAATAA